A genomic segment from Bacteroidota bacterium encodes:
- the prfA gene encoding peptide chain release factor 1 gives MLDKLFAIKKRWEDVEQQLSDPKTLSDMKLFAKLNKEYKDLKDVVDMYHVYKNVLGNIESAKEVMANEKDEEFKEMAKIEFEENSEKKEKLEEEIRMMLVPKDPEDSKNVVMEIRAGTGGDEASIFAGDLYRMYSRYIENCGWKAELVDFQEGTAGGYKEVILNVSGDNVFGKLKYESGVHRVQRVPQTETQGRVHTSAASVIVMPEADELDVDVKENDIRKDTFCSSGPGGQSVNTTKSAIRLTHIPTGIVVQCQDQKSQLKNYDKALAVLRSRIYEIEYQKRVDEASKKRKTMVSTGDRSEKIRTYNYPQSRVTDHRIGLSTHNLPDFMNGNIDSFIEGLQIAENSEKMKEGGVLI, from the coding sequence ATGTTAGATAAGTTATTTGCCATTAAAAAGAGATGGGAAGATGTTGAACAGCAATTAAGCGATCCGAAAACACTTTCGGACATGAAGCTTTTTGCTAAACTTAACAAAGAGTACAAAGATTTGAAAGATGTGGTAGACATGTACCACGTATATAAAAATGTACTTGGAAATATTGAAAGTGCAAAGGAGGTTATGGCCAATGAAAAGGATGAAGAATTCAAAGAAATGGCTAAAATTGAATTCGAAGAAAATAGCGAGAAGAAGGAAAAGTTGGAGGAAGAAATTCGAATGATGCTCGTTCCTAAAGATCCCGAAGACAGCAAAAATGTGGTGATGGAAATTCGTGCAGGTACTGGTGGAGACGAAGCCAGTATTTTTGCAGGTGACTTGTACCGCATGTATTCGCGCTATATCGAAAATTGTGGATGGAAAGCTGAATTAGTCGATTTTCAAGAAGGTACTGCAGGTGGATATAAAGAGGTAATTTTAAATGTGAGTGGCGATAATGTGTTTGGTAAATTAAAATACGAATCGGGTGTTCACCGGGTACAACGAGTGCCTCAAACTGAAACACAAGGAAGAGTGCATACTTCTGCAGCAAGCGTAATTGTTATGCCCGAAGCTGATGAATTGGATGTTGATGTAAAAGAAAATGACATTCGTAAAGATACTTTTTGTTCATCCGGGCCAGGCGGACAATCGGTGAATACCACCAAATCGGCGATACGTTTAACACACATTCCTACCGGAATTGTAGTACAATGCCAGGATCAAAAATCGCAATTGAAAAACTATGATAAAGCCCTCGCTGTATTACGCTCCCGCATTTATGAAATTGAGTACCAAAAACGCGTTGACGAGGCCTCTAAAAAACGTAAGACGATGGTGAGTACAGGCGACCGTTCTGAAAAAATTCGTACCTATAATTATCCTCAAAGTCGTGTTACCGATCACCGCATCGGTTTAAGCACACACAATTTGCCCGATTTTATGAATGGCAATATTGATAGCTTTATAGAAGGATTGCAGATTGCCGAAAATTCCGAAAAAATGAAAGAAGGCGGAGTGCTAATTTAA